The Triticum aestivum cultivar Chinese Spring chromosome 3A, IWGSC CS RefSeq v2.1, whole genome shotgun sequence genome includes a region encoding these proteins:
- the LOC123057034 gene encoding uncharacterized protein, with product MVWAVVDLAEEGCRCQIEARVRRVGALGGYWQALNFGPAREPHSSFPRGTVKSLIPHHKPPLAPPSTSRRSLLSPAGHCTALSSSNPPAAPHDPSPTSSEPLLRQVAPSPPHHQEHRRRRRPGHRADPGEDQAQPVPEALVGRGGAVLHAISLLHRYPRVVLPLHQCPHTTLLPAVATYSLLLPPAISHDRNKSAPVVSFFFRRPDFCRSYSRDHIHLTCDDTLGHLDKKGYGFRYELEKISSHHQAMEEAIDPGASNI from the exons ATGGTTTGGGCGGTGGTGGATCTCGCCGAGGAGGGCTGCAGATGCCAAATTGAGGCTAGGGTCAGAAGAGTGGgagcactaggaggctactggcaag CGCTAAACTTTGGCCCAGCCCGCGAACCTCACTCCTCTTTCCCTCGAGGTACCGTGAAATCCCTAATTCCCCACCACAAGCCGCCACTTGCGCCGCCGTCAACATCGCGACGCTCACTGCTCTCTCCGGCCGGCCACTGCACCGCTCTGTCGTCCTCAAACCCTCCCGCCGCCCCACACGACCCATCCCCCACGAGCTCAGAACCTCTCCTCCGCCAAGTTGCTCCATCCCCACCTCATCACCAAGAACACCGGCGTCGTCGTCGTCCTGGGCACCGGGCAGATCCCGGCGAAGACCAGGCTCAACCTGTGCCGGAAGCTCTTGTCGGCCGTGGCGGAGCAGTGCTCCATGCCATCTCGCTTCTCCACCGCTATCCCCGCGTCGTCCTGCCTCTCCACCAGTGCCCCCACACAACCCTGCTCCCCGCCGTCGCCACGTACtccctgctgctgccgccggcgattTCCCACG ATCGGAACAAATCAGCACCGGTGGTTTCTTTCTTCTTCAGAAGGCCAGACTTTTGCCGTTCATATTCAAGAGACCATATCCATTTGACGTGCGATGACACTCTG GGGCACTTAGACAAGAAAGGATATGGTTTCAGATATGAGTTAGAAAAAATTTCAAGCCATCATCAAGCAATGGAGGAAGCTATAGATCCTGGAGCATCGAACATATAA